A single genomic interval of Streptomyces sp. NBC_00663 harbors:
- a CDS encoding S66 peptidase family protein — MTELVRPSRLAPGARVAVVAPSGPVPEERLQAGLDVLRGWDLDPVVAPHVLDRHGEFTYLAGTDADRAADLQAAWCDPAVDAVLCARGGYGVQRMIDLLDWDAMRAAGPKVFVGFSDITVLHEAFATRLGLATLYGPMAAGVDFIKNARAQDHLKATLFAPETVRTIASGGTPLVSGRARGVTLGGCLCLLAADLGTPHARPSARGGLLCLEDVGEETYRIDRYVTQLLRAGWLDGVRGVLLGSWQDCDPYERVRALLVDRLGGLGVPVVEEFGFGHCDGALTIPFGVAAELDADSGTLTLMEPALH; from the coding sequence GTGACAGAACTCGTCCGGCCGTCCCGCCTCGCCCCCGGCGCTCGGGTCGCCGTCGTCGCGCCCAGCGGTCCGGTGCCCGAGGAGCGGTTGCAGGCCGGGCTCGACGTGCTGCGCGGCTGGGACCTCGACCCGGTGGTGGCACCCCATGTGCTGGACCGGCACGGCGAGTTCACCTACCTCGCGGGCACCGACGCGGACCGCGCCGCCGACCTCCAGGCCGCCTGGTGCGACCCGGCCGTGGACGCGGTGCTGTGCGCCCGCGGCGGCTACGGCGTCCAGCGGATGATCGACCTGCTCGACTGGGACGCCATGCGGGCGGCCGGGCCCAAGGTGTTCGTCGGCTTCAGCGACATCACCGTGCTGCACGAGGCGTTCGCCACCCGGCTCGGCCTCGCCACGCTGTACGGGCCGATGGCGGCCGGGGTCGACTTCATCAAGAACGCCCGGGCCCAGGACCATCTGAAGGCCACCCTGTTCGCCCCGGAGACGGTCCGCACGATCGCCTCCGGCGGCACACCGCTGGTGTCCGGCCGGGCCCGGGGCGTCACGCTGGGCGGGTGTCTCTGTCTGCTCGCCGCCGACCTGGGCACCCCGCACGCCCGGCCCTCCGCGCGCGGCGGGCTGCTGTGTCTGGAGGACGTGGGGGAGGAGACGTACCGCATCGACCGCTATGTCACCCAACTCCTGCGCGCGGGCTGGCTGGACGGGGTGCGGGGGGTGCTGCTCGGGTCCTGGCAGGACTGTGACCCCTATGAGCGGGTGCGGGCGCTGCTCGTCGACCGGCTCGGCGGGCTCGGCGTGCCGGTCGTGGAGGAGTTCGGGTTCGGCCACTGTGACGGGGCGTTGACGATCCCGTTCGGAGTGGCGGCCGAACTCGACGCGGACAGCGGCACGTTGACCCTGATGGAGCCCGCTCTCCACTGA
- a CDS encoding dipeptidyl-peptidase 5 yields MGDDVQTLPFGSWPSPIDAALAAAHDGHPEWVGFVGDEAWWTEPRPTEGGRRTLVRRHADGGEESVLPAPWNVRSRVIEYGGQPWAGVVQDGRPLVVFVNFADQRLYRYETGGDPRPLTPVSPVGGGLRWADPVLRPDRGEVWCVLEEFTGDGPTDLRRVLAAVPLDGSAAQDRDAVRELTDARHRFVTGPRISPDGRHVAWLGWDHPRMPWDGTELILAQTREDGTLQAARTVAGGPDESIAQVDWSHDGALLYASDRTGWWNLYRDGQPLCPREEEFGGPLWKLGQRWFAPLESGLIAVVHGRGATALGILDPETAEVVDAAGPWTEFAPTLAVHGERVVAVGASPRSAHEVVELDTRTGRARVIGACHDDSVDPAYYPEPQIRTFTGPAGREIHAHIYPPHHPGCVAPGDRLPPYVVWAHGGPTSRAPLVLDLSIAYFTSRGIGVAEVNYGGSTGHGREYRNRLREQWGVVDVEDCAAVALALADEGTADRDRLAIRGGSAGGWTAAASLTATDVYACGTIVYPILDLAGWAEGETHDFESQYLETLVGPLAEAPARYAERSPTEHADRITAPFLLLQGLDDVICPPAQCERFLARMEGRRVPHAYLAFEGEGHGFRRADTMIRALEAELSLYAQVFVLNPPGIPTLELSK; encoded by the coding sequence ATGGGGGACGACGTGCAGACCTTGCCCTTCGGATCGTGGCCCTCGCCCATCGACGCGGCCCTCGCCGCCGCGCACGACGGGCACCCCGAGTGGGTGGGCTTCGTCGGCGACGAGGCGTGGTGGACCGAGCCACGGCCCACCGAGGGCGGCCGACGCACGCTGGTGCGACGCCACGCCGACGGCGGCGAGGAGTCGGTGCTCCCGGCGCCGTGGAACGTCCGCAGCCGGGTCATCGAGTACGGCGGTCAGCCCTGGGCCGGTGTCGTTCAGGACGGCCGACCCCTCGTCGTCTTCGTGAACTTCGCCGACCAGCGCCTGTACCGGTACGAGACCGGCGGCGACCCGCGTCCGCTCACCCCCGTCTCCCCGGTGGGCGGCGGACTGCGCTGGGCGGACCCGGTGCTGCGCCCCGACCGGGGCGAAGTGTGGTGCGTCCTGGAGGAGTTCACCGGCGACGGGCCCACCGACCTCCGCCGAGTCCTCGCCGCCGTGCCGCTGGACGGCTCGGCCGCCCAGGACCGGGACGCCGTACGGGAACTGACCGACGCCCGGCACCGGTTCGTCACCGGACCGCGGATCTCACCCGACGGGCGGCACGTGGCCTGGCTCGGCTGGGACCATCCGCGGATGCCCTGGGACGGCACGGAGCTGATCCTGGCCCAGACACGGGAGGACGGCACCCTGCAAGCCGCCCGCACGGTCGCCGGCGGACCCGACGAATCCATCGCCCAGGTCGACTGGTCCCACGACGGGGCCCTGCTGTACGCGAGCGACCGCACCGGCTGGTGGAACCTCTACCGCGACGGCCAGCCACTGTGCCCGCGGGAGGAGGAGTTCGGCGGGCCGCTGTGGAAACTGGGGCAGCGCTGGTTCGCGCCGCTGGAGAGCGGGCTGATCGCCGTCGTCCACGGCCGGGGCGCCACCGCGCTCGGGATACTGGACCCGGAGACCGCCGAGGTCGTCGACGCCGCGGGCCCCTGGACCGAGTTCGCGCCCACCCTCGCGGTGCACGGCGAGCGGGTGGTCGCCGTCGGGGCCAGTCCGCGCAGCGCCCACGAGGTGGTGGAGCTGGACACCCGCACCGGCCGCGCGAGGGTGATCGGCGCCTGCCACGACGACTCCGTGGACCCCGCGTACTACCCCGAGCCGCAGATCCGCACCTTCACCGGGCCCGCCGGACGCGAGATCCACGCCCACATCTACCCGCCCCACCACCCCGGTTGTGTCGCCCCCGGCGACCGGCTTCCGCCGTACGTGGTGTGGGCGCACGGCGGTCCGACCAGCAGGGCGCCCCTCGTCCTCGACCTGTCCATCGCCTACTTCACCTCCCGTGGCATCGGCGTCGCCGAGGTCAACTACGGCGGCTCGACCGGGCACGGCCGGGAGTACCGCAACCGGCTGCGCGAGCAGTGGGGCGTCGTCGACGTCGAGGACTGCGCGGCCGTCGCGCTCGCCCTCGCCGACGAGGGCACCGCCGACCGGGACCGGCTGGCGATCCGCGGCGGCAGCGCCGGCGGCTGGACCGCGGCAGCCTCGCTCACCGCGACCGACGTCTACGCCTGCGGCACCATCGTCTACCCCATCCTCGACCTGGCCGGCTGGGCCGAGGGGGAGACCCACGACTTCGAGTCGCAGTACCTGGAGACGCTCGTCGGACCGCTCGCCGAGGCGCCCGCACGCTACGCGGAACGCTCGCCCACCGAGCACGCCGACCGGATCACCGCGCCCTTCCTGCTGCTCCAGGGCCTGGACGACGTGATCTGCCCGCCCGCCCAGTGCGAGCGGTTCCTGGCCCGGATGGAGGGGCGCCGGGTGCCGCACGCCTACCTCGCCTTCGAGGGGGAGGGACACGGCTTCCGGCGCGCGGACACCATGATCAGGGCCCTGGAGGCTGAACTCTCCCTCTACGCACAGGTCTTCGTGCTCAACCCGCCCGGCATCCCGACCCTGGAGCTCAGCAAGTGA
- a CDS encoding M20/M25/M40 family metallo-hydrolase: MADGQALDEVVTFTSDLIRIDTTNRGGGDCQERPAAEYAAERLAGAGLEPVLLERAKGRTNVVARIEGTDPSADALLVHGHLDVVPAEAGDWSVHPFSGEIRDGVVWGRGAVDMKNMDAMILAVVRSWARAGVRPRRDVVIAFTADEEASAEDGSGFLADRHPGLFEGCTEGVSESGAFTFHDGAGRQIYPIAAGERGTGWLKLTARGRAGHGSKVNRENAVTRLAAAVTRIGEHEWPLRLTPTVRAALTELAVLYGIEPDLTDVDTLLDKLGPAAKLVEPTVRNSANPTMLDAGYKLNVIPGEAVAYVDGRYLPGGEDEFRTTLDQLTGPDVEWEFHHREVALQAPLDSPTYALMRAAVEEFAPEGHVVPYCMSGGTDAKQFSRLGITGYGFAPLKLPEGFDYQALFHGVDERVPVEALHFGVRVLDRFLRTA, encoded by the coding sequence ATGGCTGACGGGCAGGCGCTGGACGAGGTCGTGACGTTCACGTCCGACCTGATCCGCATCGACACCACCAACCGGGGCGGAGGCGACTGCCAGGAGCGCCCGGCCGCCGAGTACGCGGCGGAGCGGCTCGCCGGGGCGGGCCTGGAACCGGTGCTGCTGGAACGCGCCAAGGGCCGTACGAACGTCGTCGCCCGGATCGAGGGCACCGACCCGTCGGCGGACGCGCTGCTCGTCCACGGTCATCTGGACGTGGTGCCGGCCGAGGCCGGGGACTGGAGCGTGCACCCGTTCTCCGGGGAGATCCGCGACGGGGTGGTGTGGGGCCGGGGCGCCGTCGACATGAAGAACATGGACGCGATGATCCTCGCCGTGGTCCGGTCCTGGGCCCGTGCGGGCGTACGGCCCCGGCGGGACGTCGTGATCGCGTTCACCGCCGACGAGGAGGCCAGCGCCGAGGACGGCTCCGGGTTCCTCGCCGACCGGCATCCCGGGCTGTTCGAGGGCTGCACCGAGGGCGTCAGCGAGTCGGGGGCGTTCACCTTCCACGACGGCGCCGGGCGCCAGATCTACCCCATCGCGGCCGGTGAGCGCGGCACGGGCTGGCTGAAGCTCACCGCGCGCGGCCGGGCCGGACACGGCTCCAAGGTGAACCGGGAGAACGCGGTCACCCGGCTGGCCGCAGCGGTCACCCGCATCGGAGAGCACGAGTGGCCGCTGCGGCTCACCCCGACCGTACGGGCCGCCCTCACCGAACTCGCCGTCCTGTACGGCATCGAGCCCGACCTCACCGACGTGGACACCCTGCTGGACAAGCTGGGACCGGCCGCCAAGCTGGTCGAGCCGACCGTGCGCAACAGCGCCAACCCGACCATGCTGGACGCCGGTTACAAGCTCAACGTGATTCCCGGGGAGGCCGTCGCGTATGTCGACGGACGGTATCTGCCGGGCGGCGAGGACGAGTTCCGCACGACCCTCGACCAACTGACCGGACCGGACGTCGAGTGGGAGTTCCACCACCGCGAGGTCGCGCTCCAGGCACCGCTGGACTCACCCACGTACGCCCTCATGCGGGCGGCCGTCGAGGAGTTCGCACCGGAAGGACATGTGGTGCCGTACTGCATGTCCGGCGGCACCGACGCCAAGCAGTTCTCGCGCCTCGGCATCACCGGCTACGGATTCGCGCCGCTGAAGCTCCCCGAGGGCTTCGACTACCAGGCTCTCTTCCACGGCGTGGACGAGCGGGTCCCGGTCGAGGCGCTGCACTTCGGCGTCCGCGTCCTCGACCGGTTCCTGCGCACCGCCTAG
- a CDS encoding M55 family metallopeptidase encodes MKILISADMEGATGVTWPADVLPGTPQWERCRAMFTSDVNAAVLGFFDGGADEVLINEAHWTMRNLLLEHLDDRAEMLTGRHKALSMVEGVQHGDVDGIAFVGYHAGAGMEGVLAHTYLANSITGVWVNDERASEGLLNARVVAEYGVPVVLVTGDDVACEDALGYAPGALKVAVKDHVSRYAAVCRTPARTAADIRAAAKEAAALAVRHEPVDAGPFTIALEFDAEHLAQAATVVPGVGRIGERKVAYTSATMYEGIRAFKAVTTIVSAAVEEQYG; translated from the coding sequence ATGAAGATCCTCATCAGCGCCGACATGGAGGGCGCCACCGGTGTGACCTGGCCGGCCGACGTGCTGCCGGGGACACCTCAGTGGGAGCGGTGCCGGGCGATGTTCACCTCGGACGTGAACGCCGCCGTGCTGGGCTTCTTCGACGGCGGCGCCGACGAGGTGCTGATCAACGAGGCGCACTGGACCATGCGCAACCTGCTCCTGGAGCACCTCGACGACCGCGCCGAGATGCTCACCGGACGGCACAAGGCGCTGTCCATGGTCGAGGGCGTGCAGCACGGGGACGTGGACGGCATCGCCTTCGTCGGCTACCACGCGGGCGCCGGCATGGAGGGCGTCCTCGCGCACACCTATCTCGCCAACTCCATCACCGGTGTGTGGGTGAACGACGAACGGGCCAGTGAAGGACTGCTCAACGCGCGCGTGGTCGCCGAGTACGGGGTACCCGTGGTCCTGGTCACCGGTGACGACGTGGCCTGCGAGGACGCGCTCGGGTACGCGCCCGGGGCGCTGAAGGTCGCGGTCAAGGACCATGTGTCGCGGTACGCCGCCGTGTGCCGTACGCCGGCCAGGACCGCCGCCGACATCCGCGCGGCGGCCAAGGAGGCGGCGGCCCTGGCGGTGCGTCATGAACCGGTCGACGCGGGGCCGTTCACGATCGCGCTGGAGTTCGACGCCGAGCATCTGGCCCAGGCGGCGACCGTCGTGCCGGGCGTGGGGCGGATCGGCGAGCGGAAGGTGGCGTACACCAGCGCCACCATGTACGAGGGAATTCGTGCCTTCAAGGCGGTCACCACGATCGTCTCGGCCGCGGTGGAGGAGCAGTATGGCTGA
- the lpdA gene encoding dihydrolipoyl dehydrogenase gives MVEQDEHYDVVVLGAGPGGYVAAVRAAQLGKRVAVVEEKYWGGVCLNVGCIPTKALLRNAELAHLFTHEAKTFGIKVDGQVSFDYGEAFRRSRKVADGRVKGVHYLMKKNKITEVDGRGTFLDPHTLQVTNYEGNTRTIGFEHCIIATGATPKLLPGTKRSARVVTFEEQILADDLPQSIVVAGAGAIGIEFAYVLHNYGVKVTIVEFLDRMAPLEDAEVSAELARQYRKLGIDVLTSTRVDAIDESGPQVRVTVTGKDGAQQVLEADKVLQAIGFAPNISGYGLENTGVALTERGAIDVDGRCRTSVPHLYAIGDVTAKLMLAHTAEAMGIIAAETLADAETMELDYAMIPRATFCQPQIASFGYTEAQARELGYDVKVAKFPFTANGKSHGLGDTTGFVKLISDAKYGELIGGHLIGPDVTELLPELTLAQQWDLTVHEVARNVHAHPTLSEAVKEAVHGLAGHMINM, from the coding sequence ATGGTCGAGCAGGACGAACACTACGACGTCGTGGTTCTCGGGGCGGGGCCCGGTGGTTATGTCGCCGCCGTCCGGGCCGCCCAGCTGGGCAAGCGGGTCGCGGTCGTCGAGGAGAAGTACTGGGGCGGCGTCTGTCTGAACGTGGGCTGCATCCCCACCAAGGCCCTGCTGCGCAACGCCGAGCTGGCGCACCTCTTCACCCATGAGGCGAAGACCTTCGGCATCAAGGTCGACGGCCAGGTCTCCTTCGACTACGGCGAGGCCTTCCGCCGCAGCCGCAAGGTCGCGGACGGCCGGGTCAAGGGCGTCCACTACCTGATGAAGAAGAACAAGATCACCGAGGTGGACGGCCGCGGCACTTTCCTCGACCCGCACACCCTCCAGGTCACCAACTACGAGGGCAACACGCGGACCATCGGCTTCGAGCACTGCATCATCGCCACCGGCGCCACCCCCAAGCTGCTGCCCGGCACCAAGCGCAGCGCGCGCGTGGTGACCTTCGAGGAGCAGATCCTGGCCGACGACCTCCCGCAGTCCATCGTCGTCGCGGGCGCCGGCGCCATCGGCATCGAGTTCGCCTACGTCCTGCACAACTACGGGGTGAAGGTCACGATCGTCGAGTTCCTCGACCGCATGGCACCTCTGGAGGACGCCGAGGTCTCCGCCGAGCTCGCCCGCCAGTACCGCAAGCTGGGCATCGACGTCCTCACCTCCACCCGCGTCGACGCCATCGACGAGTCCGGCCCCCAGGTGCGCGTCACCGTCACCGGCAAGGACGGCGCGCAGCAGGTCCTGGAGGCCGACAAGGTGCTCCAGGCCATCGGCTTCGCCCCGAACATCTCCGGCTACGGCCTGGAGAACACCGGCGTCGCCCTCACCGAGCGCGGCGCGATCGACGTCGACGGCCGCTGCCGCACCTCCGTGCCGCACCTGTACGCCATCGGTGACGTCACCGCCAAGCTGATGCTCGCGCACACCGCCGAGGCCATGGGCATCATCGCCGCCGAGACCCTCGCCGACGCGGAGACCATGGAGCTCGACTACGCCATGATCCCGCGGGCCACCTTCTGCCAGCCCCAGATCGCCAGCTTCGGCTACACCGAGGCCCAGGCCCGTGAACTGGGCTACGACGTCAAGGTCGCCAAGTTCCCGTTCACCGCGAACGGCAAATCCCACGGCCTCGGTGACACCACCGGCTTCGTCAAGCTCATCAGCGACGCCAAGTACGGCGAGCTGATCGGCGGCCATCTGATCGGCCCCGACGTCACCGAGTTGCTGCCCGAACTGACGCTGGCCCAGCAGTGGGACCTCACCGTCCACGAGGTCGCCCGCAATGTGCACGCGCATCCGACGCTGAGCGAGGCCGTCAAGGAGGCCGTGCACGGACTGGCCGGCCACATGATCAACATGTGA
- a CDS encoding class I SAM-dependent methyltransferase → MSVTSRYREAWEGFWREAPEEPGAVFWDAEPALTVGLHLALFEPQLTDPGLPLVDLGCGNGTQTRFLADRFPHVLGVDLSEAAVEHARHADPAGQAGYRVLDAAEKGEAESLHAELGDANVYVRGVLHQCEPDDRQPFVDALAALLGERGRAFLVELSESAKPVLMGLAQSASGPPPKLAPIFRHGIAPGEVSDAAVPEYLRAAGLTVLASGELPLTTTEYTADGARIELPSTWQVVGRTA, encoded by the coding sequence ATGAGCGTGACGAGTCGGTACCGGGAGGCCTGGGAGGGCTTCTGGCGGGAAGCCCCCGAGGAACCGGGGGCGGTGTTCTGGGACGCGGAGCCCGCGCTCACGGTCGGCCTCCATCTCGCCCTGTTCGAACCCCAGTTGACCGACCCCGGGCTGCCCCTGGTCGACCTGGGCTGCGGCAACGGAACCCAGACCCGCTTCCTCGCCGACCGCTTCCCGCATGTCCTCGGCGTCGACCTGTCCGAGGCCGCCGTCGAGCACGCCCGGCACGCCGACCCCGCGGGACAGGCCGGCTACCGGGTGCTCGACGCCGCCGAGAAGGGCGAGGCGGAGTCGCTGCACGCGGAACTCGGCGACGCCAACGTCTATGTGCGGGGCGTGCTGCACCAGTGCGAGCCCGACGACCGGCAGCCCTTCGTCGACGCCCTTGCCGCACTCCTCGGCGAGCGCGGCCGGGCCTTCCTCGTCGAGCTCTCCGAGTCCGCCAAGCCGGTGCTGATGGGCCTGGCCCAGAGCGCCTCGGGGCCGCCGCCCAAGCTGGCCCCGATCTTCCGCCACGGCATCGCGCCCGGCGAGGTCTCCGACGCGGCGGTCCCGGAGTATCTGCGGGCGGCCGGCCTCACCGTCCTGGCGAGCGGCGAACTGCCGCTCACCACAACGGAGTACACGGCCGACGGAGCCCGGATCGAACTGCCCTCGACGTGGCAGGTGGTGGGCCGGACGGCCTGA
- a CDS encoding ATP-binding SpoIIE family protein phosphatase has protein sequence MDRGSERDTPPSRGAGIGAVETAAAGRIPLAVVVVDRGGLVSHWSRGARRLFGAAKEEALGRPAVDLLPVSGALPDEEDTVPYGAYADYDGLGPDLESSLDGRLFYPAAGRARLTVAEQGRVDVLWWAYPLIGPGDERLLVLAADADALKSDDPDDLMAVERIAPAFALHTDFPGAEELARRLPEILPSMSVEEGARIVAQILELGYPVLEFSQNDRVPVTPDWGVPRRTERKARRERAARAAADGSALPRDIEEDDGEDLEYAAVRERLEFLNEVSGRIGTSLDLSRTIVEVSRAVVPRFTDVAGTYLREQVVAGEGFPEGVPDTTTMWHRVALEHTDEPGRWDDVVPVGEAMPFPAHTPFFQCMTSGQPVLVPRISEQMGHMIASQFEKRDIRPLITGRSMLVVPLKARNVVLGFMILLRHPERVEFNDMDRVTGAELAARAGLVLDNARMYTYQESVAETLQDSMLPHIPPRMAGCDIATRYLPGTLLGRVGGDWFDSVKLPGARTALVVGDVMGHGLNSAAMMGQLRTAVQTMAAMDLPPAQLLRNLDDLAQRLGDTYLATCLYAVYDPIAGEVQIANAGHIPPVIVHADDGRSELLDLPTGAPIGVGGVPFEAVRVPVRPGDRLVMCTDGLVEVRGEDIGVGLATLCESAAHPAASMDDACDTIIRALNTRGGRKDDVALLMARLNGIEPKDVAEWRLALDPIEVRRARATVREQLHEWGIGRLADTTELMVSELVTNAVRHSHSRPLVLRLVRGETLLCEVDDDDHELPTLLNAGPGDEFGRGLRIVSTLAREWGTSRTSAGKTVWFELTLPRR, from the coding sequence ATGGACCGTGGCAGTGAGAGGGACACGCCTCCCAGCCGCGGAGCTGGGATCGGAGCGGTGGAGACCGCCGCGGCCGGTCGCATTCCGCTGGCCGTGGTCGTGGTGGACCGCGGCGGCCTGGTGTCCCACTGGAGCCGCGGTGCCCGACGGCTGTTCGGCGCCGCCAAGGAGGAGGCGCTCGGCCGCCCCGCGGTCGACCTGCTGCCGGTCTCCGGAGCCCTGCCCGACGAGGAAGACACCGTGCCCTACGGGGCGTACGCCGACTACGACGGGCTCGGACCCGATCTGGAGTCCTCCCTCGACGGCAGGCTCTTCTACCCGGCCGCTGGCCGCGCCCGGCTCACGGTCGCCGAGCAGGGCCGGGTCGACGTGCTGTGGTGGGCGTACCCCCTGATCGGCCCCGGAGACGAGCGGCTGCTGGTGCTGGCCGCCGACGCGGACGCCCTGAAGTCCGACGACCCCGACGACCTGATGGCCGTCGAACGCATCGCCCCGGCCTTCGCCCTGCACACCGACTTCCCCGGCGCCGAGGAACTGGCCCGCCGGCTCCCCGAGATCCTGCCCAGCATGAGCGTCGAGGAAGGCGCCCGGATCGTCGCCCAGATTCTGGAACTGGGCTATCCCGTCCTGGAGTTCAGCCAGAACGACCGGGTGCCCGTCACCCCCGACTGGGGGGTCCCGCGGCGCACCGAGCGCAAGGCGCGCCGGGAGCGGGCCGCACGCGCCGCGGCCGACGGGTCGGCCCTCCCGCGGGACATCGAGGAGGACGACGGCGAGGACCTCGAGTACGCGGCCGTGCGCGAGCGCCTGGAGTTCCTCAACGAGGTCAGCGGGCGCATCGGCACATCCCTCGACCTGTCGCGCACCATCGTCGAGGTCAGCCGCGCCGTCGTGCCCCGCTTCACCGATGTCGCCGGCACCTATCTGCGGGAACAGGTCGTCGCCGGCGAGGGGTTCCCCGAGGGCGTGCCGGACACCACCACCATGTGGCACCGGGTCGCCCTGGAGCACACCGACGAACCCGGCCGCTGGGACGACGTCGTGCCGGTCGGCGAGGCCATGCCGTTCCCCGCGCACACGCCGTTCTTCCAGTGCATGACCAGCGGCCAGCCCGTCCTGGTGCCGCGCATCAGCGAGCAGATGGGGCACATGATCGCCTCGCAGTTCGAGAAGCGCGACATCCGGCCGCTGATCACCGGCCGCTCCATGCTCGTCGTACCCCTCAAGGCCCGCAATGTGGTCCTCGGCTTCATGATCCTGCTGCGGCACCCGGAGCGCGTCGAGTTCAACGACATGGACCGGGTCACCGGCGCCGAACTCGCCGCCCGCGCGGGCCTCGTGCTCGACAACGCCCGCATGTACACCTACCAGGAGAGCGTGGCCGAGACCCTCCAGGACAGCATGCTGCCGCACATCCCGCCGCGCATGGCGGGCTGCGACATCGCCACCCGCTATCTGCCCGGCACCCTGCTCGGACGTGTCGGCGGCGACTGGTTCGACTCCGTGAAGCTGCCGGGTGCCCGGACCGCCCTCGTCGTCGGCGACGTCATGGGGCACGGCCTCAACTCGGCCGCGATGATGGGCCAGTTGCGTACGGCCGTGCAGACCATGGCCGCCATGGACCTGCCGCCCGCCCAGTTGCTGCGCAACCTCGACGACCTCGCCCAGCGGCTCGGCGACACCTACCTGGCGACCTGTCTGTACGCCGTGTACGACCCGATCGCCGGCGAGGTGCAGATCGCCAACGCGGGCCACATCCCGCCGGTGATCGTGCACGCCGACGACGGCCGCAGCGAGCTCCTCGACCTGCCCACGGGCGCGCCCATCGGCGTCGGCGGAGTGCCTTTCGAGGCGGTACGGGTGCCGGTGCGGCCCGGCGACCGGCTCGTGATGTGCACCGACGGACTGGTCGAGGTGCGCGGCGAGGACATCGGCGTGGGACTGGCCACGCTGTGCGAGTCCGCCGCCCACCCGGCCGCGTCGATGGACGACGCCTGCGACACCATCATCCGCGCCCTCAACACGCGCGGCGGCCGCAAGGACGACGTCGCCCTCCTGATGGCCCGGCTCAACGGCATCGAGCCGAAGGACGTCGCCGAGTGGCGGCTCGCCCTCGACCCGATCGAGGTCCGCCGGGCGCGGGCCACCGTGCGGGAACAACTGCACGAGTGGGGAATCGGGCGGCTGGCCGACACCACCGAACTCATGGTGAGCGAGCTCGTCACCAACGCCGTACGGCACTCGCACAGCCGCCCCCTCGTGCTGCGTCTGGTGCGCGGCGAGACACTGCTGTGCGAGGTGGACGACGACGACCACGAGCTGCCGACGCTGCTCAACGCCGGTCCCGGCGACGAGTTCGGGCGCGGGCTGCGGATCGTCAGCACCCTGGCACGGGAGTGGGGCACGAGCCGGACCAGCGCGGGCAAGACCGTCTGGTTCGAACTGACGTTGCCGCGACGGTGA